The Lycium barbarum isolate Lr01 chromosome 12, ASM1917538v2, whole genome shotgun sequence genome includes a region encoding these proteins:
- the LOC132622816 gene encoding putative E3 ubiquitin-protein ligase LIN-1 isoform X1 — MASLQELLADEGFENTKITPARTRRKVVKFKDREKQSNNNIALPIYICHDRRSSLDLSKNKSRRPFSSTNSSVHSSQKSDVKSTVQVNIIPTRDEPAIDEVAIRAVISILGGFVGQYLRDKDFREAIKEKCYACFVRENDHSDNGIFADIELAIESIERLVDSIDDTKRELKVKSLHYSIRLLTIVASLNSNNSGNASTCGIPNSNLSACAQLYLSIVYKLEKNDRIAARHLLQVFVDSPYLARTHLLPELWEHLFLPHLLHLKIWHTQELEILSSSNYADKEKQMKALNKLYNEHIDIGTTKFALYYKQWLKVGAHAPALPSVPLPSKVGYSISRRRSMDSLTSNSSVKNNSLYRAVFGPITERKSMDCPRNGIWEYDEEEEEKILAIGDDIKQDNYTPKKSVVHRRLSSQSNRTPKYDPHKKSDRFCFFNCQSDPVDFLREGNTKIGSVSIRKEEKIIPPVPNDLNRAIFTFCSSDNLSECEVAIRLVAKSWLDSHGDPEIVKKLSTTPVIEGIMNVLFASEDDEILELAISILAELATRKEMNGQIILNSDPQLDIFLRLLRSSSLFLKAAILLYQVQPKAKQMISIEWIPLVLRVLEFADQLQTLFTVQRRPQEAAYYLLDQLLTGFDEDKNFENCRQVISLGGLSLLLRRVETGDVSEKSKVASVMYYCVQSDGSCRHYLAKNLNKDCLLPLLLLQNQQNAHGHVFAILTELLCIDKQIKRIEFLCGLLNGWGKVNTLHILLVYLQRAQQEERPVISAILLQLDLLGDPSECSVYREEAIEEIIKALDCQVFNEKVQVQSARALLILGSCFSYAGDPVVEQFLLKEAGYDENTGDSYLGKNLILDSYMDLNEEEEATRNWQRKAAIVLLKSGSKRLLAGLVDSIANGIPCLGRASLVTVSWMSNFFCYIEDKGVQSLVYSELIPELIMLLKYNNAIEERVLASLSLLKLANNSDYLAKLSPLDKELISDLHKLSEVTWTAEELISIISSSSRHQQLNVS; from the exons ATGGCTTCTCTTCAAGAATTACTAGCTGATGAAGGTTTTGAGAATACTAAAATAACACCTGCAAGAACTCGCAGAAAAGTAGTCAAGTTCAAAGACAGAGaaaaacaatccaacaacaatatTGCTTTGCCTATTTACATTTGCCATGACAGAAGATCATCCTTGGATTTGTCCAAGAACAAATCCCGAAGACCCTTTTCGTCTACTAATTCTTCAGTCCACTCATCACAAAAATCGGACGTTAAGTCAACTGTTCAAGTCAATATTATTCCAACAAGAGATGAGCCTGCTATTGATGAAGTAGCTATTAGAGCAGTGATTTCTATACTTGGTGGCTTTGTAGGACAATATTTGAGGGACAAAGATTTTCGCGAAGCCATTAAGGAGAAATGTTATGCTTGTTTTGTGAGAGAGAATGATCATTCGGATAATGGGATTTTTGCTGATATAGAATTGGCTATTGAGAGCATAGAGAGATTAGTTGATAGCATTGATGATACTAAAAGGGAATTAAAAGTGAAGTCTTTGCACTACTCTATTAGGCTATTGACAATTGTGGCATCTTTGAATTCCAACAACTCTGGAAATGCCTCAACTTGTGGAATTCCCAATTCTAATCTCTCTGCTTGTGCACAGCTCTACTTATCTATCGTCTATAAGCTCGAAAAAAATGATAGAATTGCAGCTAGGCATCTACTCCAGGTGTTTGTTGATTCGCCATATCTTGCTCGGACGCACTTGCTTCCTGAACTTTGGGAGCATTTGTTTCTTCCTCACCTTCTTCATCTAAAGATTTGGCATACACAAGAATTAGAAATTCTTTCGAGTTCAAATTATGCTGACAAGGAGAAGCAGATGAAAGCCTTAAACAAGCTCTATAATGAGCACATAGATATTGGTACAACAAAGTTTGCTCTTTACTATAAACAATGGCTCAAGGTTGGTGCTCATGCCCCTGCTCTTCCTTCTGTGCCTTTGCCTTCTAAAGTGGGATATTCAATTTCAAGGAGACGTTCTATGGATTCTTTGACATCCAATTCCTCTGTCAAGAATAACTCACT ATATCGTGCTGTTTTTGGCCCAATTACGGAGAGGAAGTCCATGGATTGTCCAAGAAATGGAATTTGGGAATatgacgaggaagaagaagagaagattTTAGCAATTGGAGATGACATTAAGCAAGACAATTATACTCCA AAGAAATCAGTGGTTCATCGAAGATTATCGAGTCAAAGTAACAGAACCCCCAAATATGATCCTCATAAAAAGTCAGACCGTTTCTGTTTCTTCAATTGTCAAAGTGACCCTGTAGATTTCTTGAGAGAAGGGAACACTAAGATTGGCAGTGTTTCCAttagaaaggaagaaaaaatcATTCCTCCTGTTCCAAATGATCTAAATAGAGCTATCTTCACCTTTTGCTCCTCAGATAACTTAAGTGAATGTGAAGTGGCAATCCGTTTGGTGGCAAAATCTTGGCTTGATTCTCATGGAGATCCTGAGATTGTAAAGAAATTGTCAACAACACCAGTGATCGAAGGAATAATGAACGTTTTGTTTGCATCCGAAGATGATGAGATCTTGGAACTAGCAATCTCAATCTTAGCAGAACTAGCCACCAGGAAAGAGATGAATGGGCAAATCATTCTGAACTCAGATCCGCAGCTTGATATTTTCTTGAGATTATTGAGAAGTAGCAGCCTGTTTCTCAAGGCTGCAATTCTACTTTACCAAGTGCAGCCAAAGGCGAAACAGATGATATCTATTGAGTGGATTCCATTAGTACTTCGAGTTTTGGAATTCGCGGATCAGTTGCAGACGTTATTCACGGTTCAACGTAGACCTCAAGAGGCAGCATATTACTTGCTTGATCAACTACTTACTGGTTTTGATGAAGACAAGAATTTTGAAAATTGTAGGCAAGTCATATCACTAGGGGGATTGAGCTTGTTGCTGAGAAGAGTTGAAACAGGAGATGTCTCAGAAAAGAGTAAAGTGGCTTCTGTTATGTACTATTGCGTTCAATCTGATGGAAGCTGCAGGCATTACCTAGCCAAGAACTTGAATAAAGACTGTCTTCTTCCCCTTCTTTTGCTTCAAAACCAGCAAAACGCTCACGGACATGTTTTTGCGATTCTCACGGAGCTTCTTTGCATCGACAA GCAAATtaaaagaatagaattcttaTGCGGACTACTAAATGGATGGGGAAAGGTGAACACCTTGCACATTTTGCTAGTCTATCTACAAAGAGCTCAGCAAGAAGAACGCCCCGTTATTTCTGCCATATTGTTACAGCTTGATCTTTTG GGAGATCCGAGCGAGTGCAGCGTGTATAGAGAAGAAGCAATAGAAGAAATAATAAAAGCCTTGGACTGTCAAGTATTCAATGAAAAAGTCCAAGTACAGTCAGCCAGAGCTCTACTTATACTAGGGAGCTGTTTTTCCTATGCTGGAGATCCAGTGGTGGAGCAATTTCTGTTAAAAGAAGCTGGCTACGATGAAAACACTGGGGATTCATATCTTGGAAAGAACCTCATCCTTGACAGTTATATGGACCTG AATGAAGAGGAGGAGGCAACAAGAAACTGGCAAAGGAAAGCAGCGATAGTGTTGCTTAAAAGTGGAAGCAAGAGGCTGTTGGCTGGTCTTGTAGATTCAATAGCCAATGGAATTCCTTGTTTAGGAAGAGCAAGCCTGGTTACTGTTTCCTGGATGAGCAATTTTTTTTGTTACATTGAGGATAAAGGAGTTCAATCTTTAGTATATTCGGAGCTAATCCCTGAGCTGATTATGTTATTGAAGTACAACAATGCTATAGAGGAAAGAGTTCTTGCTTCACTTTCATTGCTCAAACTGGCAAACAATTCAG ATTATTTGGCTAAATTGTCTCCATTGGATAAGGAGCTGATAAGTGACCTGCATAAACTCTCAGAAGTAACATGGACAGCAGAGGAACTTATTTCAATTATTTCAAGCAGCTCAAGGCATCAGCAGCTAAATGTATCTTAA
- the LOC132622816 gene encoding putative E3 ubiquitin-protein ligase LIN isoform X2, with the protein MASLQELLADEGFENTKITPARTRRKVVKFKDREKQSNNNIALPIYICHDRRSSLDLSKNKSRRPFSSTNSSVHSSQKSDVKSTVQVNIIPTRDEPAIDEVAIRAVISILGGFVGQYLRDKDFREAIKEKCYACFVRENDHSDNGIFADIELAIESIERLVDSIDDTKRELKVKSLHYSIRLLTIVASLNSNNSGNASTCGIPNSNLSACAQLYLSIVYKLEKNDRIAARHLLQVFVDSPYLARTHLLPELWEHLFLPHLLHLKIWHTQELEILSSSNYADKEKQMKALNKLYNEHIDIGTTKFALYYKQWLKVGAHAPALPSVPLPSKVGYSISRRRSMDSLTSNSSVKNNSLYRAVFGPITERKSMDCPRNGIWEYDEEEEEKILAIGDDIKQDNYTPKSVVHRRLSSQSNRTPKYDPHKKSDRFCFFNCQSDPVDFLREGNTKIGSVSIRKEEKIIPPVPNDLNRAIFTFCSSDNLSECEVAIRLVAKSWLDSHGDPEIVKKLSTTPVIEGIMNVLFASEDDEILELAISILAELATRKEMNGQIILNSDPQLDIFLRLLRSSSLFLKAAILLYQVQPKAKQMISIEWIPLVLRVLEFADQLQTLFTVQRRPQEAAYYLLDQLLTGFDEDKNFENCRQVISLGGLSLLLRRVETGDVSEKSKVASVMYYCVQSDGSCRHYLAKNLNKDCLLPLLLLQNQQNAHGHVFAILTELLCIDKQIKRIEFLCGLLNGWGKVNTLHILLVYLQRAQQEERPVISAILLQLDLLGDPSECSVYREEAIEEIIKALDCQVFNEKVQVQSARALLILGSCFSYAGDPVVEQFLLKEAGYDENTGDSYLGKNLILDSYMDLNEEEEATRNWQRKAAIVLLKSGSKRLLAGLVDSIANGIPCLGRASLVTVSWMSNFFCYIEDKGVQSLVYSELIPELIMLLKYNNAIEERVLASLSLLKLANNSDYLAKLSPLDKELISDLHKLSEVTWTAEELISIISSSSRHQQLNVS; encoded by the exons ATGGCTTCTCTTCAAGAATTACTAGCTGATGAAGGTTTTGAGAATACTAAAATAACACCTGCAAGAACTCGCAGAAAAGTAGTCAAGTTCAAAGACAGAGaaaaacaatccaacaacaatatTGCTTTGCCTATTTACATTTGCCATGACAGAAGATCATCCTTGGATTTGTCCAAGAACAAATCCCGAAGACCCTTTTCGTCTACTAATTCTTCAGTCCACTCATCACAAAAATCGGACGTTAAGTCAACTGTTCAAGTCAATATTATTCCAACAAGAGATGAGCCTGCTATTGATGAAGTAGCTATTAGAGCAGTGATTTCTATACTTGGTGGCTTTGTAGGACAATATTTGAGGGACAAAGATTTTCGCGAAGCCATTAAGGAGAAATGTTATGCTTGTTTTGTGAGAGAGAATGATCATTCGGATAATGGGATTTTTGCTGATATAGAATTGGCTATTGAGAGCATAGAGAGATTAGTTGATAGCATTGATGATACTAAAAGGGAATTAAAAGTGAAGTCTTTGCACTACTCTATTAGGCTATTGACAATTGTGGCATCTTTGAATTCCAACAACTCTGGAAATGCCTCAACTTGTGGAATTCCCAATTCTAATCTCTCTGCTTGTGCACAGCTCTACTTATCTATCGTCTATAAGCTCGAAAAAAATGATAGAATTGCAGCTAGGCATCTACTCCAGGTGTTTGTTGATTCGCCATATCTTGCTCGGACGCACTTGCTTCCTGAACTTTGGGAGCATTTGTTTCTTCCTCACCTTCTTCATCTAAAGATTTGGCATACACAAGAATTAGAAATTCTTTCGAGTTCAAATTATGCTGACAAGGAGAAGCAGATGAAAGCCTTAAACAAGCTCTATAATGAGCACATAGATATTGGTACAACAAAGTTTGCTCTTTACTATAAACAATGGCTCAAGGTTGGTGCTCATGCCCCTGCTCTTCCTTCTGTGCCTTTGCCTTCTAAAGTGGGATATTCAATTTCAAGGAGACGTTCTATGGATTCTTTGACATCCAATTCCTCTGTCAAGAATAACTCACT ATATCGTGCTGTTTTTGGCCCAATTACGGAGAGGAAGTCCATGGATTGTCCAAGAAATGGAATTTGGGAATatgacgaggaagaagaagagaagattTTAGCAATTGGAGATGACATTAAGCAAGACAATTATACTCCA AAATCAGTGGTTCATCGAAGATTATCGAGTCAAAGTAACAGAACCCCCAAATATGATCCTCATAAAAAGTCAGACCGTTTCTGTTTCTTCAATTGTCAAAGTGACCCTGTAGATTTCTTGAGAGAAGGGAACACTAAGATTGGCAGTGTTTCCAttagaaaggaagaaaaaatcATTCCTCCTGTTCCAAATGATCTAAATAGAGCTATCTTCACCTTTTGCTCCTCAGATAACTTAAGTGAATGTGAAGTGGCAATCCGTTTGGTGGCAAAATCTTGGCTTGATTCTCATGGAGATCCTGAGATTGTAAAGAAATTGTCAACAACACCAGTGATCGAAGGAATAATGAACGTTTTGTTTGCATCCGAAGATGATGAGATCTTGGAACTAGCAATCTCAATCTTAGCAGAACTAGCCACCAGGAAAGAGATGAATGGGCAAATCATTCTGAACTCAGATCCGCAGCTTGATATTTTCTTGAGATTATTGAGAAGTAGCAGCCTGTTTCTCAAGGCTGCAATTCTACTTTACCAAGTGCAGCCAAAGGCGAAACAGATGATATCTATTGAGTGGATTCCATTAGTACTTCGAGTTTTGGAATTCGCGGATCAGTTGCAGACGTTATTCACGGTTCAACGTAGACCTCAAGAGGCAGCATATTACTTGCTTGATCAACTACTTACTGGTTTTGATGAAGACAAGAATTTTGAAAATTGTAGGCAAGTCATATCACTAGGGGGATTGAGCTTGTTGCTGAGAAGAGTTGAAACAGGAGATGTCTCAGAAAAGAGTAAAGTGGCTTCTGTTATGTACTATTGCGTTCAATCTGATGGAAGCTGCAGGCATTACCTAGCCAAGAACTTGAATAAAGACTGTCTTCTTCCCCTTCTTTTGCTTCAAAACCAGCAAAACGCTCACGGACATGTTTTTGCGATTCTCACGGAGCTTCTTTGCATCGACAA GCAAATtaaaagaatagaattcttaTGCGGACTACTAAATGGATGGGGAAAGGTGAACACCTTGCACATTTTGCTAGTCTATCTACAAAGAGCTCAGCAAGAAGAACGCCCCGTTATTTCTGCCATATTGTTACAGCTTGATCTTTTG GGAGATCCGAGCGAGTGCAGCGTGTATAGAGAAGAAGCAATAGAAGAAATAATAAAAGCCTTGGACTGTCAAGTATTCAATGAAAAAGTCCAAGTACAGTCAGCCAGAGCTCTACTTATACTAGGGAGCTGTTTTTCCTATGCTGGAGATCCAGTGGTGGAGCAATTTCTGTTAAAAGAAGCTGGCTACGATGAAAACACTGGGGATTCATATCTTGGAAAGAACCTCATCCTTGACAGTTATATGGACCTG AATGAAGAGGAGGAGGCAACAAGAAACTGGCAAAGGAAAGCAGCGATAGTGTTGCTTAAAAGTGGAAGCAAGAGGCTGTTGGCTGGTCTTGTAGATTCAATAGCCAATGGAATTCCTTGTTTAGGAAGAGCAAGCCTGGTTACTGTTTCCTGGATGAGCAATTTTTTTTGTTACATTGAGGATAAAGGAGTTCAATCTTTAGTATATTCGGAGCTAATCCCTGAGCTGATTATGTTATTGAAGTACAACAATGCTATAGAGGAAAGAGTTCTTGCTTCACTTTCATTGCTCAAACTGGCAAACAATTCAG ATTATTTGGCTAAATTGTCTCCATTGGATAAGGAGCTGATAAGTGACCTGCATAAACTCTCAGAAGTAACATGGACAGCAGAGGAACTTATTTCAATTATTTCAAGCAGCTCAAGGCATCAGCAGCTAAATGTATCTTAA